The Lysinibacter cavernae genome includes a window with the following:
- a CDS encoding DNA-binding protein → MTSLPKISAPATRALNARGVFTLEQAEQLSDAELLALHGFGDKGLRILKAAIADRNQANTALPGDDGQ, encoded by the coding sequence ATGACATCGCTACCCAAGATCAGCGCGCCTGCCACTCGCGCGCTCAACGCACGAGGTGTCTTCACGCTTGAGCAAGCCGAACAACTCTCAGATGCCGAGTTGCTGGCGCTGCACGGTTTTGGTGACAAAGGCCTGCGCATCCTCAAAGCGGCCATTGCTGACCGCAACCAGGCCAACACCGCCCTGCCAGGGGATGACGGTCAGTAG
- a CDS encoding iron chaperone encodes MPDQTDVTDYIAAAAEPERSLLAELYNRARELAPGATEGTSYGMPALRYRSRPLISIVTLKQGLALYPFSSTVVSSVADDLVGFAVTKGGFRFSVDQPVPKSVFDRVVRRRRAEIEAAVSG; translated from the coding sequence ATGCCTGACCAGACCGACGTCACCGATTACATTGCGGCGGCCGCCGAACCCGAACGGTCGTTACTCGCAGAGCTGTACAACCGAGCACGCGAATTGGCTCCCGGCGCGACCGAAGGCACAAGCTACGGTATGCCGGCCCTCCGTTACCGATCACGACCGCTTATCAGCATTGTCACGCTGAAACAGGGGTTGGCGCTGTACCCATTCAGTTCAACTGTTGTGTCGTCTGTCGCCGATGACCTTGTTGGGTTTGCCGTGACAAAGGGCGGGTTTAGGTTTTCGGTCGATCAGCCGGTTCCAAAATCCGTGTTTGATCGCGTGGTCAGGCGCAGGCGCGCCGAGATCGAAGCAGCGGTCAGCGGCTAG
- a CDS encoding ArsR/SmtB family transcription factor, whose protein sequence is MTIAEPLELRDVTVCAPNAPHSSISAERAAEVAATLKALADPARIRLLSIIFASEEGAVCVCDLTQPLGLGQPTVSHHLKILVAAGFLSREKRGTWAYFSPVPGALERVTSDLASVGGPANA, encoded by the coding sequence ATGACAATTGCCGAACCGCTGGAGCTACGAGATGTCACCGTGTGTGCGCCCAACGCGCCGCATAGCTCGATCAGCGCAGAACGAGCAGCCGAGGTAGCCGCAACGCTCAAGGCTCTAGCCGATCCAGCGCGGATCCGGCTCCTGTCCATCATTTTTGCGAGCGAAGAGGGCGCGGTTTGCGTCTGTGATCTTACCCAGCCACTTGGGCTTGGGCAGCCGACGGTTTCCCACCACCTCAAGATTCTTGTGGCTGCCGGATTCTTGAGTCGGGAGAAGCGCGGCACGTGGGCCTATTTTTCGCCTGTTCCCGGGGCGCTTGAGCGAGTGACGAGTGACCTCGCATCGGTTGGGGGTCCGGCCAATGCCTGA
- a CDS encoding polymer-forming cytoskeletal protein, with the protein MPSTVTTNNVELTEESRQGILKTRLYRIRATADIPAQRVTRGDLGGWVESLETSAGEPRLSDNAWVFDNASVYGDARISGNAAIRQDAQVFGEARVSGDAIVSGKAQIWGTADVSGESWVAEIARVYEQARVTDRARVRDRAWVFGEAVIQESAVVGGTALVRDSAAVRGKAQIIGPSQVRGNAELTESWHSLALGPIGPHNATLTVNRTRDDGHLLELQGWTGTIAELRTDLQHRPAAFWESQGLSRSDGLTQFELALSLAEFSTRRWQQ; encoded by the coding sequence ATGCCAAGCACCGTCACCACGAACAACGTCGAGCTGACCGAAGAATCACGCCAAGGCATCCTCAAGACCCGGCTCTACCGCATCAGAGCGACGGCAGATATCCCTGCACAGCGAGTAACGCGAGGAGATCTTGGCGGCTGGGTCGAGTCTCTCGAAACGTCAGCGGGTGAGCCACGCCTGAGCGATAACGCCTGGGTTTTTGACAATGCATCAGTGTATGGCGACGCCCGCATCTCCGGCAACGCCGCCATTCGCCAAGATGCTCAGGTCTTTGGTGAAGCTCGCGTCTCTGGTGATGCGATTGTGTCGGGCAAGGCCCAAATCTGGGGCACGGCCGACGTGTCGGGCGAATCCTGGGTAGCGGAAATCGCGAGGGTTTACGAACAGGCACGAGTCACTGATCGCGCCCGTGTTCGCGACCGCGCTTGGGTGTTTGGCGAGGCCGTCATCCAGGAGTCCGCCGTCGTTGGCGGGACGGCTCTCGTGCGAGATTCAGCGGCGGTTCGCGGCAAGGCCCAAATCATCGGGCCATCGCAGGTCAGGGGAAATGCCGAACTCACGGAGAGCTGGCACAGCCTTGCCCTCGGCCCGATTGGACCGCATAACGCCACGCTCACCGTCAACCGGACTCGCGATGATGGGCACCTCCTTGAGCTTCAGGGTTGGACTGGTACCATCGCAGAACTCAGGACGGACCTCCAGCATCGCCCCGCGGCGTTTTGGGAAAGCCAGGGGCTGAGCCGGAGCGATGGGCTCACTCAATTTGAGCTTGCTCTGTCGCTGGCCGAGTTTTCCACACGGCGTTGGCAACAGTAA